The following proteins come from a genomic window of Campylobacter coli 76339:
- a CDS encoding Porphobilinogen synthase, which yields MFKRFRRLRLNENLRSMVREHTLSVNDLIYPLFVVNGKGIKKEISSMPDVFQMSLDEILKECKIISELGIKAIILFGVLENDKKDSCGSDAMDDEGLIARSIREIKKEFPNLFIISDLCFCEYTDHGHCGIIDPKTKSVDNDATLEISAKQALVHARAGVDMIAPSGMMDGIIETLRKALDEEGFENLPIMAYSTKFASSYYGPFRDVADSTPSYGDRKSYQMDFANGKEALEESLEDEAQGADILMVKPALAYLDVVKEISLHSNLPLCVYNVSGEYAMLKVAGRAGVIDYEKVLYETMIAFKRAGAKLIITYHAKELAKMLKGEK from the coding sequence ATGTTTAAAAGATTCCGAAGGCTTAGGCTTAATGAGAATTTAAGATCTATGGTAAGAGAACACACTCTTAGTGTAAATGATCTTATTTATCCTCTTTTTGTTGTAAATGGCAAAGGAATTAAAAAAGAAATTTCATCTATGCCTGATGTATTTCAAATGAGTTTAGATGAAATTTTAAAAGAATGTAAAATCATAAGCGAACTCGGTATAAAAGCGATTATTCTTTTTGGTGTTCTTGAAAATGATAAAAAAGATAGCTGCGGAAGTGATGCGATGGATGATGAGGGGCTTATTGCAAGAAGTATAAGAGAGATAAAAAAAGAATTTCCAAATCTTTTTATTATCAGCGATCTCTGCTTTTGTGAATATACAGATCATGGGCATTGTGGAATAATTGATCCTAAAACTAAAAGCGTAGATAATGACGCAACTTTAGAAATTTCAGCCAAGCAAGCCTTAGTCCATGCAAGAGCAGGGGTTGATATGATAGCACCTAGCGGGATGATGGATGGTATTATAGAAACCTTGCGTAAAGCTTTAGATGAGGAAGGTTTTGAAAATTTACCTATAATGGCATATTCTACTAAATTTGCTTCAAGTTATTATGGTCCATTTCGTGATGTAGCAGATTCAACGCCAAGTTATGGAGATAGAAAAAGCTATCAAATGGATTTTGCAAATGGAAAAGAAGCTTTAGAAGAAAGCTTAGAAGATGAAGCACAAGGAGCGGATATTTTAATGGTAAAACCCGCTTTAGCTTATCTTGATGTGGTGAAAGAAATTTCACTTCATTCTAATTTGCCTTTGTGTGTTTATAATGTGAGCGGTGAGTATGCTATGCTAAAAGTAGCGGGTCGTGCAGGGGTGATTGATTATGAAAAAGTTTTATATGAAACAATGATAGCCTTTAAAAGGGCGGGTGCAAAGCTGATTATCACTTATCACGCTAAAGAATTAGCCAAAATGTTAAAAGGAGAAAAATGA